The segment GGCGTCGCTTCCAGGAGGCTTGAAATCGCTCGCTTCGTCCTGTTTTCTAACAGAGCCTCGACGACGTTACCCAACCAAAGGTCAGTTTCGATGGACGCCGATTCCAATCCGTACGCTTCGCCGAATCCTCTTCATCACGATATTGGCGCGTTTGGCGGGCGGTATCGCGTGGATAGTTCTCGGACGACGCTGCGTGAATTTCGAGACTTGAGCGGCATGCCGCTCATGGGGACGTTCTTTTGGTTGGCGATGCGATGCGGGCTATTTCGATTTAACCAAATGGTCATCGACGGGCCGAAGCCGTTCGCCGAAGACCAGTGCGATCTGGAGGAGTTGCGCGACCCGGTTCGGAGTTCTTTGCTCGCGGCGATGGAGTCGGCGGAGAAGCTCGGTTTTCACTCGCCGACCTATTCGGTTTCCAATGCCACGGGAATTGAGACGCATGGGGGTGCGATCCGGATGTTGCATGACTCGGGCCAATGCTACTTGCAGATCATCGGCGCCACCTCCGCTGGATTTTATCGTGGCGTGGAAGCGATCAGTTCGGCGACGTCATCTCCTTTGGAGATTTTGACGACGACCAACGGCCCTCCCTCCTACAACGTGCCGGTCGGCATGACGATGCAGCGATTGGTAGGAACGCCGCTGGCGACGCTCCTCGAGAAGCACCAGCAGTTGTTCGGTGAGCGCGAAAACTTGATGCGATTCGAATCGATGGCTGACGTGGGAGCGGTGATCGACCACAGTTCCATCCTGTTCCACGCCGACAAGGTGGAGCGGGGGATTTTTGTGGAAGTGCGCGACGACGACCCGGCTGTGTAGGTCAGGCCTTGGCCTGACGCGGCAGTTGGATGGCGGTTCGTCAGGCCGAGGCCTGACCTACGCTCACTTCAGTTCCCGCACGCGAATCTGCTTGAAGTAGAAAACGCTGCCGGGATCGTGGGCTTGCAGGGCGAGGGCGCCTCCCTCTGGATCGATCAGGCGTTTCGCGCGGGACGCTTCGCGAACGGGGTTCTCCGGCTCGGTGTAGTCGACCACGGTTTGACCGTCGACGAGCACTTCAATTCGCTTCCCTTTCACTTTGAAGCGAATTTCAAACCACTTCGTCTCATCGACCGGCGATTTGTCGACCTGCACCACAGCGTAGAGACTGCCGGTCTTGTTCTTTTCGGACGGCGAACTGTTGAGCTGGACCTCGTACCCTTTGTTCAGATACTTGCCGCCGCGGAGCTCGCGATCGGTATGAAAAAAGATGCCGGAGTTCGAATTCGGTTCAGAGCGGACGGTCGCGACCAATTCAAAGTCCTTGAACGGCATGTCGCTGCCGGTGTCGCCGACGTAAAAGAGATGAGCCATCCCGTGAATCGCATGCACTTTCAATACGCCGTTGGCGACGGTAAACGACTCGGGATGCGCGTTCGCCTCCCAGCCGGTCAGATCCTTGCCGTTGAACAGTTCTTTCCAAGGAGAAGCGGAATCGTCGGCGAAGGCGGACTGGGTCAACGAGAAGAGGCAAAGCGCAACAATGCCGAGGAGCCAGCGATGATTCATTGCATTTTCCGCACGATGGAAGGTGGGGGTAATGGAGGGGCTTACGAGCGGAGCTGCAAAATCTCCGCGCCCAGCGATTATATTGACTGATAGCGCCATCGCAACGTATTTGCATCTTTCCTGAGAACCGCAACGAATGTCTAGACTCTCCCTCCTAATTCTCCTATTCCTTTCCAGTGCGGCGCTGGGGGGCGAAGCCGGGTCTTCCGAACCTGTTGAAAATGCGCTGGCCGAGAAGACGCCTGCGCGGGCCAGCATGTTCGCCTCGGAGGTCTGGTTAACTCCTTTGGTGTTGTTGCCTGGCGTAGCGCTGTTGATCGTTTCGACGTCGGCGCGGTTTGGACAGATTCATACCGAGATTCACCGAATGCTCGATCGCCCGGACGCCCATGCGAAGATCATGGCCCGGAACCTGCTGAAGCGATCGGCGCTGTTTCGGGATGCGTTGATTGCCCTCTATGCGAGCGTCGGCTTGTTTGCGCTCGGGAGTCTGCTGGGAGGAGTCGTCAATCTTTGGCGCCCGGAATCGCTCTGGGTGGTCGGCGGGGCGACGATGATCGGCATCTGCTGCATCGTCTTTGCGGCGGTGCAACTGATCCGCGAAGCGTGGACTTGCTTGCAAGTTTTGGTCGATCAAACGGAACGCCTGCAAGCGACGGAATCGTAGTCCGTTCGCTTTCGAGACGGAATGAGGTCCCCATGGATGAGCGACGAAAACGAGCCTACCGCTATTTGCTTTATCAGGCGATGCTCGACATTCGGCCGGTCGCCTGGCTGCCGCTGGGGCGCTCAATCCGTTTGCCTGGAAGCGGCAAGCCGCGCAAGTTCGTCGGGCCGGCGTGATCGCCGATTGGTTGCACAATTTGGCGCTTTACTCGGCGCGTGATTTTGAACGCTTTGAGGAAGAGAGCTTCTGGGATTGCCTGCGGTTCTACGAGCAGCGGTACCCGGACTTTGAATTGATCCGCTATATCGACCTGTTTGAACGGGAGCTTTCGCGGGAAGAGGATGGGTGAGGCGAATCGGCCTGACCGCCAACGGCCGCAAGCGTCGGAATCGTCGATAGGGCGCTATTCCGGAGCGTGTGCCAGCGGCTTCAGCGTGAAGTCAATCGTTTGCGGGATTCCTTCGCACCAAGTTTGTCCTGGAGAATAATCAGGGTGTTGTAGTCGTAGTGGAATTGCCGCGACTCCAAGTTTCTGACCAGTTGTCAAATTGGTCACGTACGTGCTGCCACTCTTCCAGCGACTGTGATCCTTGATCTCGTAACGTCCATTGGCGTCGGTGACGCTTTGAAAGATGCCGGCAAGCGCATACGGACCGACGGATGGTAGAAAGACAGTGACGCCGGGGATTGGTCGACCGTCGACATCTTTGACGACGCCTGACAGGACGCCGGGATCGGACTTCAGCGTCAGTTGCTTTTTGTCGAGCAGGCCGTCGGTCGGCTCGCGCAAATAGGTATAAGCCGACGCGAGTCCAGCTTTCGACGCCGCGGCGACCAGATCGCCATCTTCGGGAAGGGCGGTTTCAACCTTGGGCAGTACAAATTCGCCGGCGGCATTGGTGCGAGTTTCGCCGACGATAACCAGAGGTCCGTAATTGGGCAAACGGCGCGCGACGGTGACGAGCACGTCGGCGAGAGGTTTCATTTGATCATCGATGCAACTGCCGCGAACCGTGACGGTATGCAGCTTCGGAGCGGAATCAACCGGCTGCTGTGCGGGCGATTCGCCGGCCAGCCAACTTGCGGTTCCAAGCAAAATCGCCGCCAGGATCGCGGACAAGCGTTTACGCTGCGTCATCGTATCTCATCTTTGTGTCAAACGGTCTGTGTATCCGCCGGGATTTTATGACGCGTGCAGTGCGCGAGGCAAGCGCAAAACAGTGCGGCGCTGTTGATTGTCCCAATTTGGCCAACCGCGGGCACGTTGCACTGCGGTGCGGATTGAGTAGAGCGAAGCTGATTGGCGGTTCGTCAGGCCAAGGCCTGACCTGCATCTATTCCACCACCAACTCTCCGTTCATCACCATCCAGTGTCCCGGGAAGGTGCAGAGATACGGATAGCGGCCTGGTTCTTTTGGCGCGGGGAAATAAATCGTGAACGCTTTGCCCGGCGGGACGATGTCGGTGTAGGCGATCACGTCTTCCGACGCGGGGACGTATTGTTTGAGGACGGCCGCTGGGTTGGCGACGAATTTGTTCGCCAGGTCGCCCACCTTTTCAAGCGTGCCGGGCTGGATGAGGACCCAGTTGTGCGGGACGACGTCGGGGTTGGTGAAGGTGAGCGCGATCGTTTCGCCCGGCTTGGCGGTGAGCGTTCGCATCGAGAAGGTAAGATTCGGCCCGGCGGCGATCGCGAGCGACTGTAGCTGCGCCCCTTCTGGTTTCTCTTGCCACGGGTTCGGCTCTTTGTTCTTGAGCAGTTCCAGGTCAGTTAGCAGCGGATGGGCGGCGATCGTCTTGGGCATGGCGCGATAGCCGGGGAGGTTGGTGTACGGCGCGTCGAGCTCGTGGACGGTGACGAAGATCTCTTGCGGCTCTTTCTCGTCGACTTGCAATAAGAGATGGAGCTGATTGACTGGTTGGAGATCGGGGATCTCGACGAAGATTTTTTTGTGGTCGATCGGGTGGACGCCGGCGATGCGGAGCGACTCGTGGCCGACGACGCCGGGATGACCCGGCGCGAGTTCCGGTGAACCGTAACCAGGGCCGTAGCGATAGTTCCAGGCCTGGGCGAATTGCTGGGCAGTTTGGCAAGCTTGCGGATCGATCGGCTGGGCGAAGTCGATCAGCACGCCGTTTTCTTGGATATGAAACGCGGTGGGGATCTGCATCGGCTTGCCGGTCCAGCGCACGCGATGCAGGCAGCCGTCGTCCGGCGTATAGCTGCCCCACGCGGCCATCCCGCTGACGTAGAGCTGGCCGTCGTGCGGATTGTGTTTTGCACGATGGACGCCGCTGCGGAAGTTGCCCGGCAAGGGAATGACGGCGCCTTGCGGTTGATCCCGCACCTTGTCGCGGAGGACCAAAAAGTGAGAGCCGGCGCCGAGCGACGTGTGGATGATCTGCCCGGCGAGGGGACCGAAACGCTCGTCCGGATCGATCGCTTGACCGCCGCTGCTGTTGTCGAGCCCGCGGGGGAGATAGACGAGGGGCAGCGCTGGCGGCTTTCCCTGTTGCGGACCACGGTAGCCGAAGTGAGGCGGCGCGTCTTGGCCTGGTTCGATCAGGCAGATCATCGACGCGGGAGTCCATTCTCCTTCGCTGCATGGAATCGTCACGGCGCCGTCGGGGCAAAGGCCGATGCCGTCGGGATTGCGGAAGCCGGTCGCGAGGACGTCGACTTGTTTGCCGTCGGCCGAAATGCGGATGGCGCCTTGTTGGCTGGATGCGGTGTAGAAATTGCCGGCTTTGTCGCGGGCCAGATCGCAGATGAAATCGTGCCCGCCGGTCGAGGTGGCGTAGGCGTTGGAAACGCACTCGTAGAAGTCAGCTTCACGGTCGTCGTTCAAGTCGACCAGACGGGTAATCTGATCGCGGCCAAGGACATAGATTTGATCGTCGGCCACGACGACGCCCAGGGGTTGATGGAGGCCTGACGCGAAACGCTTCCAGCGCACTTCTTGCAGCTGGGCGTCGAGACCGGAGACGAGCCAGACGTCGCCGGTCATGGTGCTGACGACGGCGGTTCCGTCCGAGAGAAAGTCATGGCCGCTGATGAACATCAACGCGCCGTACGGATTGTCGTACGGCAGCGGAATGGTGTCGATCGCGTAGGGAGCGTCGTCGTCGCCGAGTTGGCCGCGGAGGACGATTTCTTCGGGCCACTGGGTGGGGGCTTGCTTCAGTTGTGTGGCGAGAGGGTGATCGGCGGCCGAGGCCATTTGCCGCTGAAGTTGGCCGTTTGCGCCAACCCAGGGAGCGTCGAGGATTTCGTCGTCGCCAATACGATAGGCGAACGCGACTCGCGATCCGATGCGGTAGTAACCGTGATAGTGGTGCGGCGCCGCCGGCTTGGCGGTGCGAGAATCGGTAAGGATCGGCCCGGCCGGACGGAGACCATCCATGAAGCCGTGACGGACGCCAGAAAAGGTGACGAAGCGGCGGCGCCAAGTCGCTTCGTAGGCGAGGGTCTGTGGATTGAAGCAAGCGGTCAGCTCACCTTGATCGCCGACTTGCACGCAAACCCCTTTCGGAATCGCGCGACCGGGCAAGCGCGTGACGCCGGCCAGAACCGGCGACTTGTCTTGTTTGCTCCAGCGATCGTCACTCCAGGTCGCTTCGTTTTGATTTCCCCAGTGACCTTGATCGCCGCCGTCGAGACCAGGGAAAGCGGGGAGCAAGTGCGGACGATTGGCTTGCTCGCGGAAGTGGAGCCCTTCTTTGCGATAGAAGTCGTAGATGCGATCGCGATTAACGGGGTGCTGCCAGAGATTCCACGAGTCTTTATTGAGCGGCGCACGATCGTAAGCGAACTGACTTGGCTGATCGAAGTTCTTGTAGCGCTCGGCCAGGCCTTCGGTCTTTCCCAGCTCGGTGAGAAAGCGGACGAGATCGCGGCGCTCGGCGTCGCTCATGCTGTTGGCGACTCCGGCCGGCATCAACGTGCCGAACGGCTTTTCGGCGTCCAGATCGTCGGCGTCGATCGTCGTCAACTTTTGCGTCGCCGGATCGAAGACTTCGATCGCGTCATCGGTTTCGCTCCGCTTGTAACCTTTCAGCACTTGTCCATCGGCGAGCTGAAAGAGCCACGTGTTGAACTCCGCCGGAACGGTTCGGCTGGGCCAATAAATCGCTTCGACAATTTGCTCCGGCTTCAGCCGCTTGCCGACGTCAGTCAGGTTGGGCCCGATCACGCCGCCGTGCCCGTCGATCTGATGACACGACACGCACGCGAACTTGGCCGAGCGAAACGCATGAATGCCGCGATCGACGTCGCCAAGCTGTTGCGCCTGATCGATGACGGCGGAGATGAGTTGGGGATCGAATGTTTCGGGGATCGGAGGGCCGAGTTGCGACTGACCGGGGGCGCAGACTTCGGCGGTTGGGTTTTCTTCGGCAGCACTTGGCCGTGCGATGCAGAGCAGTGAGCAGAAGATGGCGATCGGAAACAGGCAGCGGCGGGACAAAAGCATGCGTGGGGCGTCCTTCGCAAGCGATGAAGGGTAGGGGCGTCCCTCTTCTATAAAACGGAGGGGCGTCAGATTCAACGCTTTCGAGAGACGCCTCGCTGGGTTTATGCGAATTCGTCCGATTTTCGGTCGCTACTCACGCGCAAGAACGTTATCCGGTGATCTCTACGCGATGTCCTTCCGGATCGGCGATGACGGCGCGACGTCCCCAGGGCGAATCTTTCGGAGCGGAGATTGACTGGCCGCCGGCAGCGAGTAACGCGGCGTACGTCGCATCAACATCGGCAACTGCGAAACCGATGCGGGCTGACGTGGTTGGTGGATCGCCGTCGGCGAGCGGATAGATTTCAAAGACTTGGTCGGCCATATCGGCGGCCAGGTGAATGGGGCCTTTGCCATGGGAGTGGCGAACGAACTGGAGGCCGAGGGCATTGTAGAAGATCCCAGCGACGTCGATGTCGCGGGCGCGAATGACGATCAGGTTGCAGCGTGGATTCGTATCCTGCGTCATTCGTCGTTTGCCTTGACGCGAGGGAATGGTTGGCCGCATTCCCTCGCTTGCGCTGCGGGCTAGTGTTGGCCTATTCCCCGAGGCAGCTTTTCATGTAGGCCAGGCTTCCTTCGCACAACTTTTCCAGGCCCGGGGTGTAGTCAAACACTTCGACGCTGACCCAGCCGTCGTAGTTGACTTCTTTAAGGGCGGCGAAGATCGGGTGGAAGTCGATATCGCCCATGCCGGGACCGAGCTTGTTGGCGTCGTTGGCGTGGAAGTGGGCGATATGCGGAACGCTGTCGCGGATGATTTGCGGGATCGGCTTCGACTCGCTCGACATCGCTTTCACGTCCAAGTGGAGTTGGCAGTTGGGAGAGCCGATCATCTCACGCAGTTCGAGCCCTTTCTCGGCGGTCAGCAGAAAGTCCCCTTCGGCCGGGCCGAGCGGTTCGAGGGCGAGCGTCACGCCGCACTCTTCCAAGGTTGGCATCGCGCGGCGCAGGCAGTCGGCCGCCAGACGCATCGCTTCCGCCTCGGTGACGCCGGGGAGCAAATTGCGCTGCTGCGGGCTGCCGAGGACCATGATCGTACCGCCCAGATCGCGGCAGAGTCGCGCCAGTTCGGCGAAGTAATCGCTGGTCCGGTTGCGGACTTCGTCGTCCGGCGTGGTGAGATAGAAACCTTCGGTCTTGGCGAGCAGCCAGTGCAATCCGATCACGGTCAGCCCGCAATCTTCGGCGGCGCGGCGCGTTTCTTCCCGCTGGGCCGGGGTAATGTCATACGCGCTGCTGGCCATGGTGAACGGGGCGATCTCGATGCCGGTGTAGCCAGCGTCCTTGGCGTATTGAAAACCGCGAGCCAAGGGCCAGTCGCCGAACGTCTCGTTGCAGATGCCGAATTTCATTGCACTCATCAAAGGTTGGTGGGAAGAAGCGGTGAAGGGAAGCCCGCAGCGGCTACGATCGCGCGCCGCTGATCATGCGGAGTGCGGCGACGAAGATCGCGCCGCCGATGATCGACCAGACGATCGGCAGTTGCGTGCCGCCGATGGTGATCGGCAGCGGTTCGGGCATGCCGCTGATCTGCGCCAGCTTGCCGCCGAGCATCGACCCGACGAACGCCACGGCGATCGAAACGAAACAGCCGCCGTTGGTGCCGCCGGCCAAGCTGCGAGCGACGCCGCCGCAGATCGCCGCGACGATCAGGAACAACAAGATCTCAAAGAAGGTCATGCTCTACGGCT is part of the Blastopirellula sediminis genome and harbors:
- a CDS encoding 3-keto-disaccharide hydrolase encodes the protein MNHRWLLGIVALCLFSLTQSAFADDSASPWKELFNGKDLTGWEANAHPESFTVANGVLKVHAIHGMAHLFYVGDTGSDMPFKDFELVATVRSEPNSNSGIFFHTDRELRGGKYLNKGYEVQLNSSPSEKNKTGSLYAVVQVDKSPVDETKWFEIRFKVKGKRIEVLVDGQTVVDYTEPENPVREASRAKRLIDPEGGALALQAHDPGSVFYFKQIRVRELK
- a CDS encoding DUF2721 domain-containing protein — translated: MSRLSLLILLFLSSAALGGEAGSSEPVENALAEKTPARASMFASEVWLTPLVLLPGVALLIVSTSARFGQIHTEIHRMLDRPDAHAKIMARNLLKRSALFRDALIALYASVGLFALGSLLGGVVNLWRPESLWVVGGATMIGICCIVFAAVQLIREAWTCLQVLVDQTERLQATES
- a CDS encoding plastocyanin/azurin family copper-binding protein; protein product: MLLSRRCLFPIAIFCSLLCIARPSAAEENPTAEVCAPGQSQLGPPIPETFDPQLISAVIDQAQQLGDVDRGIHAFRSAKFACVSCHQIDGHGGVIGPNLTDVGKRLKPEQIVEAIYWPSRTVPAEFNTWLFQLADGQVLKGYKRSETDDAIEVFDPATQKLTTIDADDLDAEKPFGTLMPAGVANSMSDAERRDLVRFLTELGKTEGLAERYKNFDQPSQFAYDRAPLNKDSWNLWQHPVNRDRIYDFYRKEGLHFREQANRPHLLPAFPGLDGGDQGHWGNQNEATWSDDRWSKQDKSPVLAGVTRLPGRAIPKGVCVQVGDQGELTACFNPQTLAYEATWRRRFVTFSGVRHGFMDGLRPAGPILTDSRTAKPAAPHHYHGYYRIGSRVAFAYRIGDDEILDAPWVGANGQLQRQMASAADHPLATQLKQAPTQWPEEIVLRGQLGDDDAPYAIDTIPLPYDNPYGALMFISGHDFLSDGTAVVSTMTGDVWLVSGLDAQLQEVRWKRFASGLHQPLGVVVADDQIYVLGRDQITRLVDLNDDREADFYECVSNAYATSTGGHDFICDLARDKAGNFYTASSQQGAIRISADGKQVDVLATGFRNPDGIGLCPDGAVTIPCSEGEWTPASMICLIEPGQDAPPHFGYRGPQQGKPPALPLVYLPRGLDNSSGGQAIDPDERFGPLAGQIIHTSLGAGSHFLVLRDKVRDQPQGAVIPLPGNFRSGVHRAKHNPHDGQLYVSGMAAWGSYTPDDGCLHRVRWTGKPMQIPTAFHIQENGVLIDFAQPIDPQACQTAQQFAQAWNYRYGPGYGSPELAPGHPGVVGHESLRIAGVHPIDHKKIFVEIPDLQPVNQLHLLLQVDEKEPQEIFVTVHELDAPYTNLPGYRAMPKTIAAHPLLTDLELLKNKEPNPWQEKPEGAQLQSLAIAAGPNLTFSMRTLTAKPGETIALTFTNPDVVPHNWVLIQPGTLEKVGDLANKFVANPAAVLKQYVPASEDVIAYTDIVPPGKAFTIYFPAPKEPGRYPYLCTFPGHWMVMNGELVVE
- a CDS encoding VOC family protein: MTQDTNPRCNLIVIRARDIDVAGIFYNALGLQFVRHSHGKGPIHLAADMADQVFEIYPLADGDPPTTSARIGFAVADVDATYAALLAAGGQSISAPKDSPWGRRAVIADPEGHRVEITG
- a CDS encoding sugar phosphate isomerase/epimerase family protein, with the translated sequence MSAMKFGICNETFGDWPLARGFQYAKDAGYTGIEIAPFTMASSAYDITPAQREETRRAAEDCGLTVIGLHWLLAKTEGFYLTTPDDEVRNRTSDYFAELARLCRDLGGTIMVLGSPQQRNLLPGVTEAEAMRLAADCLRRAMPTLEECGVTLALEPLGPAEGDFLLTAEKGLELREMIGSPNCQLHLDVKAMSSESKPIPQIIRDSVPHIAHFHANDANKLGPGMGDIDFHPIFAALKEVNYDGWVSVEVFDYTPGLEKLCEGSLAYMKSCLGE
- a CDS encoding GlsB/YeaQ/YmgE family stress response membrane protein, with the translated sequence MTFFEILLFLIVAAICGGVARSLAGGTNGGCFVSIAVAFVGSMLGGKLAQISGMPEPLPITIGGTQLPIVWSIIGGAIFVAALRMISGARS